The genomic stretch taaaatattgattgtcaacatgctttttatttaataatgccCACTTTGGACTTAAGGAAATGAAATTCacttatctatttaaaatataatttattaaaggaTAACAAACACCAAtcacaaaatttataaataaaaatatttaaactcaaAATAACAATTCACTTTTAAAGGAATGACTTTAAACTATATTgtcttatacatatattaattcaTACAATCAAATCAAGTATTAGGAATGCAgcatataaaacatttaaaatcgataaataaatgcaacagtaaatatttttggaCAAATCTAACTGCTTGTGCTTACATTACAATGGCAATTTTggatacattattataaaattgtacaagACTTCATTAATTAGTACCAACATTTGGacaaaatttgtttaaattattgtcatgttatcaaattatatttacaagaaTTCTCTATCAATCTGAAAGCCAGATTAAATAATGGGGTTTTACAGCAAAAAATCTTACGTATATAAACCACAAAAGCTGATTAAGTATATAGAATTGAGTTTATAGCTGCCCAAAGTAGCTTAATAAATacctttgtttattttgtgcaATTAATATACACACAGCttatattaagtaaaatacacggaatgaaaaatattagtaaagaatTGTACATGAGGCAAGAATGGCaatatcattataaaattttaaactaattattaaatcagGTAGACTCTTGTACCATATCTGTGAAGAATAACCAGTACATATTAAGTAGATACCCAAAATGAATAGAGTAATAGATTATTACACACATTTTccgtaaaaattataacaaccTGCATTAGACAccataataaaacatttacattAACTTTAGTAAAACATCAAAACAGGtatgtacatattacataaacaatatatttataagtttcatgtaaaaaatataaaaagtattaagaaatattcaaatatattaGGCAGAGTAGGTAATTGTGGGGTAGCattgtgattttatattatggcaatcatttatattatcacagaaagaattaaatatataaaaaaaaaacaattcactAATACtgctaaaataattaatatattatttttaatatgtaataataattaagtaaaattaataaatcccAAAGCTTTCTATCCAAATACCACAGACAGCTATTATGATTTatccttaaaattatttgtatatattaattattccttatATTCTAAGCAACTGGGATCTCTAGATAAGTTCGTATAGGCTGATAATACACACTAAGTTAAAttgctaaaattatttattattatgcttataataataaatatttatttattgattaaccacatttttttaaattttcatacaatagGTATTAATTTAGTTGTGGATTGGAATGATTTGTTACGTATTTCATAGAGTacaagatattttaattaaattttataaataatattatttatataatttttctatcATTACAGACTAAATATTGTGAATTTACCTTTTCCATAATTTACTTGATATTAATAGATAAACGTAGCTATACAACACAGtcatatatataggtatatgtatataaataaatacatatttaaaaatgaatgtaattttaaacacGTAAAACGATATTTTctagcaataataatatatctttcCCTTTGCGTTTatcgaaatattatgtaattatatgtACTTAAGTAGATATAGCTATAAAACTACATGCTACAGGcaattagaattttttttaaccgacattataaaaatgttaactgCTCTACTTTGAGCAAACGTGTTCTGATTAATTACTGAATAATTGTACTCATGCTGTAAATTTTGCTATCATTAAATTTTGCTTCATGCTGTTAACTATTCCGATAATTGATAAGATTTTAGAGTGCCTCACGATTTGGCACTATTCACTGCAACATCGAGTCTTTAAACAGACTTActtaaaagaaacaatatgtttacattaaaatatcacaATTTAGCTATTTAACCAATCCACTTATACCGACTTaacgtaaaattaaatacaaatgcGATTAAACAACATCGATTTGAATAACCCTCACacattgatataatttctgGCACAACCTTACAGGTGTATCGTGTCTATATCAAACGCATAATTATATTGCACAATGACTAAGTCGGCTCGGTTAACATTACACGTGGCTGACATAGTTCGGAGAGACACATTATCTAAAATTGATTACCTATCCACCATACGTTATTTCGTATCAGGCGTGAGAAAATTAACTATATTTGGAAAAATTTCAGCCTGAATCGGCCCGTATTCAACGAGTTCACCGTCAACTGTGATGTAACCCGTTTGACCTTCGGGCACTATCCTGAACGCACTGACGGGAATCAATTTAATGTACTCATTATTAACTTCCGATATATTTCCCTGCGATATCGTTACAAGGAATGAGAATATTTGAGATCTGGAAATACCCGCTTTGATGATAAGCATCCACATGACTCCATCGGATAGCTCGGAGCGCGGGGCGAATAATAAGTCTTCACCGATATAGGACTGATAAGAAACGTGAACCATTACGAACTCGCCTTCTTCATGCACCCAGTGAGAAGGTAACTGGGACATAAGAGAGGGCAAGTGGGGAGCTGGGCCGTGCATACAAGCATGCACCGGGGACCGCATCTCTGAGCCGCCACTAGTGACGCTGTGGTACTCCGAGCCACGCGTACTGTAGAACGCACTCCTTCTTGAATTCACCGAGTACCACGAATCTACTCGCTGATGTTTATTTCCAGTCACCGTGCTCGTAAACACGTCCGATTGCTCGTCGCAGTCGAAAAACGCTTCCGTTTCGGGGGAGTCGAGAGAGCCGTCCTGGCTGACGCTATGACTTAGGGTGATCGTGTGTTTCGCTTTAGGCAAATTACTGACATCCTTGATTAGAGCGTAGCTCAGGACACCTTTGTACCTCCTCAAACCGACGGTTCTCGCGAGAGCCCACAGAGTGAACCTTTGACCGCCGATTGCTCGTAATCTTTCACTTTCAATATCGATATCTGACAGCAAGCCCCAGCCGACTGATAGCAAGGAAAACATTATCTGTGGATAAATATGATTAGTGAGTAGGTATAATCGTGAATAATAGGAAACAttacatttcatattataaacataatattatacattataaaaaaacaattcccTAAAAATCCTTAAAACATAAGTATACCAAAAGCCGGATTCAACTAAGATAAAACTAAACCGTAAAAAGAGCAATGTAATTGCCGCAACAAATATGCGTAGTTCGCCTGGTAATCGTGTGATAGAGTCGTAATAGGATCAACTGGGAATAATTGATATCCGCAGTACCCACAACGTTCCTTGTTTGTGAGCGCGGATGTATATAATTGAAAAGTAACGTTATATTTTGAAGGTGAAAATAATTACGCTAAATGAGTGGTTATCTTGACAACACGTCTTGTCTTCACAGTATTAAATTTctactttttaaccgacttcaaaaaaaggaggaggttatcaattcggccggtatattttttttttttttttttttttttatgtatgtacaccgattactccgaggtttctgaaccgatttacgtgattctttttttgttcgatgcgggatggtgtcgaattggtcccataaaaattttattcggataggcccagtagtttttattttatgagcatttttgtctgtaggtatttgtaaattttgcaagtgcaagtttgaagtcggttgtttttaacgcagttatcacttgttatatACTACAATGTACTAATATAGTAAgacctttttattttttaacatagaCTGATCGCCAAAATTACAATGCATATGATAAGCCTTCACCTATTGTAAAGGTAGGAttaagaacataataataatagttaataatacACCTTTATTGGAGATAgaggaaataaattatataccaacGACAATTAACTCGTTATTATGACATAAAAACGAAGTAAACAATGAAACCTTGACTTCTCAAACAACGATACAAGATCCCTTTAAATGAATATACAGTGACAACGCACTATTATGATGTGACGTTATCGGGAATCGGGATAAAACAATAGACATTACGTTTCACTGAATACGAAACTGCAATGTTTAGTAATCGATATCTATATATGAGAAGGAACCAAGTATGTATAATCAATGAAAAAAGTCCATTGACATCAAAAAATGTCATTCACGGTCTCACAAAATTGTCTCCACGCGTATTGCGCGTAGCAATTTCACACCAAATTATTAAGAATTAGCAACATACTTGAttggtaatttaataaaaagttgaCTGAAAAAAATTGACTTGATCAAATGTTACGAAGGAGATACCTAACTTTATGACGACTATGCAAATGAACTAATTGATGAAGTTAGATAAAaagattaatatattttaatataacatcaCCTAATGTTTATGCTTATTACTTGTTTACTAGAGAACATTGAAATACAGAAAATAAACTTCAACCACAATACCACAACTTATCGTTGAAGTAGGACTACAGTAAccaatgaataataataataaccacaaacttgttatttttcagaaaaaaataatattgaatgatGTTCTTACTATTCAAATAGCTTTTGTAAATAcagtcaaaataataattgagtCAGAGAACCACTGAAATAattctacataagaaccaggCCATTGCTATAAAGCTAATTGCATCGATCCATAATAATGTATCGATGTCTataagaaatacaaaatatattggttattataattctacataagaaccaggCCATTGCTATAAAGCTAATTGCATCGATCCATAATAATGTATCGATGTCTataagaaatacaaaatatattggttattataattctacataagaaccaggCCATTGCTAAAGCTAATTGCATCGATCCATAATAATGTATCGATGTCTataagaaatacaaaatatattggttattataattattctacataagaaccaggCCATTGCTAAAGCTAATTGCATCGATCCATAATAATGTATCGATGTCTataagaaatacaaaataaattggttAGAttgatacaaaattatttcttcacTCTAATTTTAGcacctataattattataactttaagtaacgataattaataaaaaaaaaattgtttgaacCACGCTCTCAAAGACCTTGGAATgaagaacataatataggtaacatGAATAATTTACTGATTTATTAAGATGTACAcacaaagtaaataatatttgaaccAGTTTGTAAATGCAACCTACTTACTTTACTTTTTGTTTCTACTCTGACGACATCGATTGGCGCCGTTTTGCCTCTTGTGAGTGCTATCGAGAGTCCAACCATGTTTTGATGAAAAAACGGCTCACTGAAAtagataaacaattttataaatattcacaGTAAAATAAGTTAACAGTGCCTGTTTTcaattattagttaaaatttaatcaatgATAAATCATCATAAGTTCATCGTcaacgtataaaaataaataaaattggttCGCAATGGAACCATCCTTTGATTTTTTCTTGTGACTGTATTTAGCACCAATATTCTCCTATgacctatttaatttaatttaacgatGAGTGAGTAACAGACCGTTTGCtaacacatattttaatcagcatagttattaaaataatatgtttattttggaaCGAAGTAGgtcggtttttttaatttcatttaaataaagccACCATAGACGTCGCAcgacattatattatgaagcCACAAATTCAGAAGCAAGGTGAAGATGTTCATTTACGTAAATATTTCATGGAATAGTGGTAAAAGTAGGTCAGGTCAAAAGATcattaaatactttttgtattttccTTATTTTCATTGGTAACAAGTGCTACATTTACATAACATGATTATGATTAATACCGACCTTTAAATTGATCTTTTCTATGCATTAGCATTTATCCCttcaattgtaataatttctcaacatcaaatttAACATGCTCATTTGCTTGTtgctacattttatttgaaactcTCTAAAGTAAAACGTTAACGTTCACTTTAatccaatttttattatgtattttcaaaGTTAATTTGTTAAACATTCTCAGGTTATTTCGTGGAATATTTTGAAcacaaaatacaaaacaaaaataatttgcattCAAATTAAGCTATACAAAAAGTCcgaaataacattattatttttcaaaaacttaTTCATAAATTCTATTGTTACAAATCATAATCATTTTTCGAGTTTTACGTAGGTACTTGTATACTTTTAATTGCTGCACATTAAATtcttagatatttaaataaatgaacttACTTAGATAAATTGTAAACATGCAGTCATATTATGACAACAACATAGAGaatagttaaaaattaaacaagacTATAAcgaatcaaataaaaagagaAAGTATAAAACGAACGTCAATTATATCACTGAAGCAAAAAAGATCAAAATGGAGTAAGATTGCGAGATCTTTCGCAAAGTAAGAACGTTGCAAAATAAGTTTAAGAGTTGAAGCCgttggtttttaatttttattttctaccagcctttaaacaaatatataaaactatctGTGCTCCGCAGACAAAAACTTTTATCCTCATTTTCAAACTTAGCAAAAAAGTCGCATATCTTTAACCATTTtcattacttaaaaaaatcaaaatttatccGTGAAATAAGCAGACAAACCGgcacatttttgtatttagaAAAGTAGTACTACTATTATATATTGatagtatggatttttaaactttttgtcgatacaattttttattaagggCATTTTCTTTAAGGCGTTAATAGGGGCTAGCGACCTTGGCGACGATTTACTAGGCGGAATCGGGGGACCGGCGCGAATCTATCGTAGTAaaagtaagtataaaaattatttaaaaagatatttggatattgaatcaaaatttaaaacaaccatgccctgtgtttcaatttcataaacacactgtaaaaacacaacaataattgacattatattgacttagcgttttggtttaaagtacaaaaatcgacctcagttcatgatttttttccaaaaaacctgattgtaaaataaacaaattaaaacaaccatgccctttatcatattcgaaactttaatatacattttttttagatatgtacGTAAAGAATCTAAGAAGATAAACGGTTATAACTAGAGTTAATTTTCGGTATCAAAAGGGGATTCTACCCGATTCAGGCCTTAATTTCAAACAGATAGCTATCTATACATCTGCTCCTCAAACCGCAGATTTTACTTGACCTGGAACACAGTGATTTCCTTGACATTCGTTTGATTACTACGTAACGCCGATGTACTAGTGACTAGATCTAGACAATTTATTCTCAATCTGGTAAAGGTTATGAGTTAACCCAGTTACGTTACGTAGGTACTACTTTAATTTGAttgcaattatatttttcctgATCCATCTCAGTGTTGAGAGGAATAAAAGTATGTCTCGTGGTTTGACTTgcataagaaatattttccCTCTTTTGCAACATTTTCTTTGTTGAACGGTTTCCTACTCAGCTTTTTTCATTACTATCATTATCATTCATCATTACAGTATCTATtatagtaacaaaaaaaaacaaatatttactttatagACCTGCCAGTTCTTAAGTCTGATCCCTGGTGGTGTCAGTCATCCATCTCCTCATATTATGACGAGAATGATAGGATGAATGGGTACTATAATTTAGGCGGCAAATAACAGCTGAGCGCTGAGTTAAATGTGGAGGGAATTACTGCGCATGGTATGGCATGGTTACTGTCATACAATTACCTATTACTCAGGTACTCTATTTCTAATATTTCTGTAAAGGTTCGGGTTAGTGCTAAAGAAATTTGCCGCTAGATATACACTTTTGTTTGCGGAAAAACTCAtgcactaaaatataatatttccagCGCAGTTGGTTAACGATAATGTGGTCGAATTAGTGTCCATTAAAACGAATGGCGTCcaaattttttgttatctgtttaaaattcatttagtTAATTCATTGCATATGACGTATTAGCATTATGTTATATGCATGTTTTTGCCatgcttaatttttattaatttaaaataatgtcagCACTCATGGACAACTGTCtattaccataatattatggctGTGATAATATGgctaaaacttataaatactaaaattcAGAAATCCGTTATAAGTTAAACATAAGCATGCCACTTCCTAATAGGTTGTTCATTATCACATTAGGTGGAGGTCAAACACCCACAAAATAAATTGGAATCGGCTCGATGaaattattaagatttttcaAGGTTGCTTGTAGAGatacttttttaaaaactgatatctaactacatactACTTGTTAGTAATGGGTGCGTATTAATTAACACAATATGGTAATGAACTATTATTCCAACTAACGACAAATCAGTCGCCGTCAATTTGGGTTAATTACTAATTGCTGGAAAATATTAACgttaatacttaatttaacgtagataattttttgtgtatgTGTTTACAGATGTAATAATATGACATcatcacagtattacaatattatttcctacagtaatattctaggaggtagcaacgttgacaagtgagcattttagtatagttggttctttgatatgctgttcctcttgctatttcggatatagtccgggctgtctggctggtcgcagtggttgcgtttattagtgcgcatcttatctgcacaggaaaatatccttaatttaaagtcattttttaacgcgtaatttttaatcgtttgcctttagatagatccattagacgtacattttttattgcaagacgtttttttcgttgttaaataggtgccagacgcaatttttatttcaaaataattaaaatatcatcgaaataagtgaaattccatcaacatgagtcccagtgaaggataagtaatcactgtgttatttatactatatataatattcattttactatttacagtttttttgcaacaatctaccatatcgcctcctttttcccaacgaacctcaaataggacgttaatgtcaacttgataaaaaccaaatatcatcaagaaattaaagactttttaacggattttaaacgcgatttattcattgtattattttcccaagtcttcaatttcaaaatgtataatactcgcgtaaaatcaaacactagaaaatacaaatatcatcaaattcatatttatacccaaaagtgtaataaatatgaaaccatctattaaaaatattagtttactaattattcaatataagtattaaaaaaggataatataatataaataataaagttattacttaccttttaagcggactcatgttgatgtaatttcacttatttcgatgacattttagttattttgaaataaaaattgcgtatggcacctattttacaacgaaaaaaacgtcttacaataaaaaaattatgtctgatggatctatctaaaggcaaaagattaaaaattacgcgttaaaaaatgactttaaattaaggatattttcctgtgcagataagatgcgcactaataaacgcaaccactgcggccagccagacagcccggactctaaccgaaatagcaagagaaacagtatatcaaaaacccaactatactaaaatgactttttttttaacgttgctagctcccgtaccatAAGGAATCGCCTTTGATGTCGCGCGATGCCGCCGCCAGCGTAGGTACTTACGCTGCCACACGAAAATACGCTAGGGTTGCAAcaaatgggaaataaaacaattgtgattattattattatgatgaaatcatttattcatatgtacattcaaaataattgcgattattaaatctgatttaattatttgttcataaatatataattacagatattgcactgctaaatattatttacgtggacactttatttttggatgttcttaattgtatattataccatTTAACTAAGTAATGCATTCGCATTGGGATGTACAATCtgattagaaaataatgaggACAACATATACATAgctttgattttaattcaacagatacaattaatacaatctTTCTGAAATATTGTTTCCTTCTGGGATATCAATGTAGATTTACATCCGTAAACGGAACAGTTTGTGCGCGCCATAATAGAAtgtgtaagtacctatgtataataaaattattacacaaaaaatacgactGCGTCGTCCTTTCGCGATAGTTAATGCAAACTCAGCGTGATTGCATTAAGCGGCCCGCGTCGCCCGACCCCCCGCCagttcccctccgtttctCTGTACTAGTACATTCGTCGCCATACTGTAGGAAATATGGTAATACTGTGACATCATGATTAATCTGTATGTTAACCTAcgcatacatataatataaacaataaacatggAGCTGGTTTTCATCTCTACATGGAAGATGTTTGAGTTGAAAGCTACTGTAATTTTTTAACGCAATCGACCAAACTTTTATTGACCAATTGaccaaatttatatttatgctgTATTTTAAGCAACGGTCTTACCAATTTTAGTGCCGTAAGCAGTTTTAACATTACTTATTGAAAGTACTAATCATTGAATGTTTTAactatgaatatattttttattttttcaattaagtGCAAATAAAAGGAGTTGTGTTGTGTGGCAATAAAagtgaaattattttgtaactagtggtccgccccggcttcgcccgtggtacatatttacgttttctctacataagatccatcctcgtacttcaaggaatataataaaaaaagaattatcgaaatcggttcagctgctctcgagttatgcgcttaccaacacattttgcgattcatttttatatataactagcttaccgcccgcggcttcgcccgctttctctaaaacggtttgagatttaaactatcctatctctcaagttggatcgaactgcacatggtgtgcgaattttattataatcggttaagtggtttaggagtccattgaggacaaacattgtgacacgagatttatatatattaagaagataagataaaataataatacactgagtgcacataaaatataaattaaaaacaacgtCTAGTTAAGT from Colias croceus chromosome 9, ilColCroc2.1 encodes the following:
- the LOC123694686 gene encoding sphingosine kinase 1-like, which encodes MADSKIGVDVFHDMGDEKADLKEQVHLEETFYILSKKKSVFRVRLTSKGLSLIKETDDSSKEQTILLRDIIGSKCMRSKRRRVGGGSCVCTSLVGHQQLKVVDENSGDLDENDISAYLYIYAYVLKQSRRTLKRERTTITLRFRSYDKYEDNNKEAQKWRTTIKCLLANEPISSVPPVNEKKLLVLLNPKSGPGKARELFQMKVAPILQEAEVPYDLHVTKYANYAREFVRTRNVYNWRGIVAVGGDGVLFEVLNGLFERLDWQQAFAEVPLAVLPCGSGNGLARTICHHYNEPFFHQNMVGLSIALTRGKTAPIDVVRVETKSKIMFSLLSVGWGLLSDIDIESERLRAIGGQRFTLWALARTVGLRRYKGVLSYALIKDVSNLPKAKHTITLSHSVSQDGSLDSPETEAFFDCDEQSDVFTSTVTGNKHQRVDSWYSVNSRRSAFYSTRGSEYHSVTSGGSEMRSPVHACMHGPAPHLPSLMSQLPSHWVHEEGEFVMVHVSYQSYIGEDLLFAPRSELSDGVMWMLIIKAGISRSQIFSFLVTISQGNISEVNNEYIKLIPVSAFRIVPEGQTGYITVDGELVEYGPIQAEIFPNIVNFLTPDTK